Genomic DNA from Mycolicibacterium helvum:
TGCGCGTCGACCTATGGAACCAGTTCGACAAGCTCGCCCGCCGGGGCACCACCTTGCTGGTGTCCAGTCACGTGATGGACGAAGCCGACCACTGCAACGACCTGCTGCTGATGCGCGAGGGCCGGCTGTTGGCCCACACCACCCCAGCCCGCCTGCGAGAGGACACCGGATGCACGTCACTGGAGGAAGCGTTCCTCTCCGTCATCACGCACAGCACCGCGGCCTCAGCAAGCTGAGCCCCCGGGCGTACCTGGCGACCACGACCCGTATCTTGCGCCAGCTGCGCGCCGACCACCGAAGTGTCGCAATGATCCTCGTGGTTCCGAGCGCGGTGATCACGCTGATGTACTTCATGTTCCACGATGTGCCGTCGTTCCCGGGCATGGTGTCGCCGTTCCAGACCGCGTGCCTGATCCTGCTCGGGCTGTTCCCGTTGTTCGTGATGTTCCTCATCACGTCGATCACCATGCAGCGCGAACGGGCGTCGGGAACCCTCGAACGCATCCTGACCACACCGCTGCGCCGACTGGATCTGCTGGCCGCCTACGGCACCGCCTTCTCGGTCGCCGCGGCTGCGCAGGCGATCCTGGCCTGCGTCGTGGCGTTCTGGCTGCTGGGCTTTGACACGAAGGGCAGTCCGGTCTGGGTGTTCCTCATCGCCGTCATCAACGCGGTCTTGGGCGTCGGACTCGGACTGCTGGCAAGTGCCTTCGCCCGCACCGAGTTTCAGGCCGTGCAATTCATGCCGGTGTTCATCGTCCCGCAGTTGCTGTTGGCCGGGATCATCGTGCCTCGTGATCAGATGCCGACCTGGCTGGAGTGGATCAGCAACGCCATGCCGGCCAGCTACGCGCTGGAAGCCCTGCGTGAAGTCAACGCCAACACCGGGTTGACCGATGTCGCCATCCGGGACATCGTCGTCGTCCTGGCGTTCGCAGTGGCAGCAATGGCGCTAGCTGCGGCGACCCTACGCCGGCGCACGCCGTGACCGCGGACCCGCAGCCGAAACGTCCCGGCCGCCCCCGCGGCACCACCGACACCCGGGACCGAATTCTGGCCAACGCACGGCAATTGTTCGCCCGAAACGGTATCGACAAAACATCGATCCGTGCGATCGCCGCTGCCTCCGGCGTCGACTCGGCATTGGTACACCACTACTTCGGCACCAAGCAGCAGCTGTTCGCCGCTGCGATCAACATTCCGATCGACCCGATGAGCATCCTGGTGCCGCTGCGGGATACCCCGGTCGAGGAACTCGGCTACGCCCTGCCGTCGATGCTGCTGCCACTGTGGGATTCGGAGATGGGCGCCGCGCTCATCGCCACAATCCGATCGCTATTGGCCGGCTCCGACGTCAGCCTGATCCGCTCGTTCCTGCAGGAGATCATCACCGCCGAAGTCGCACCTCGCATCGACAAGCCGCTGGGAAGCGGACGCCTGCGAGTGCAATTCGTGGCGTCGCAACTGGTGGGCGTGGTGATGGCGCGCTACATCATCGGGCTTGAACCGTTCGCATCGCTGCCTGCTGAACGGGTGGCCGCGACGATCGCACCCACCCTGCAGCGCTATCTCACTGGGGACTTGCCGGTGGATTAAGACCCCGACCGCGCGATCAGACGCTCGTGCTCTTCGGGGCCGATGTCGACCGCCTCGTCGACCAGCAACACCGGGATGCCGTCCTCGATGCGGTAGGCCTTGTGCAGCCGGGGGTTGTAGAGAACCTCATCGACGAGCACCAACGGACCGCGATCGGCCGGACACACCAGGATCTTCAGCAGCTTGTCGTCGAACACGATGCGATTACGGGCTCGGCGGGGCGGCCGCAGCCGGAGCACCGCTGCCGCCGATGGTAGGAGCGCCGTCGCTGGGCATCTGACCGGCGCCCATCACCGCATTGTTCTGCTGGCGCTGCTGCGCCTGCTGCAGGAGCTGCATCTGGGCGTAGATCTTCTGCTGGTAACCCAAGGTGTTCTGCAGCGCCTCGATCAGCGGCTTCTGGTTCGGCCGGTACTGCAGCGCGTTCTGGATCTCGGCGATGTTGGTGCGTGAGGGCTTGATGCCCTGGGCGCGCAACTTCATGACCTGCTTGATCAGGTTCGACAGCTGACCGCCACCGGCGCCCTGGTCGTACTCCTGGTCGATGAAGAGCAGCAACTGGTCGGCGCTCTGGAACTGCGGAACCCCATTGTCAGAGTTCGGGGTCGCCGGCGTGGTGACCGGATCGGCCAGCGCCTGCGGCGTGCCCATGCCGACCAGCAGCCCAGCGGTCAGGGCACCGATCGCCGTGCCGCGAACGGCGCGACGCCAGTGACGTGAAACGGCCTGGGTTGGCATGCATTCCTCCGACGCGTTGGCACCTGGGACTCTCGGCGAGCCTAACAGCGCTTCGCGACCTGGGCAGAAGCTCAGTCTTGGGTACCACCGAGATGAGCTCGTGCCGCAGCCGTCAAACGCTTGTACTTTCCCGTATCGGGCTCCAAATGCCAGGCGTTACGAGACGCCTTGGGCACTCCTTCGGCGCGCAACGCCGACGCCGTCGGCCGAGAGGTGGCGCTGAGCGGGATTTCCGGCACCACGTGGACGATGTCGGGCGCGGGTCCGACCGGCATCGCCGCGAAGGCGTCGGTGAGATCGGCGGTGGTGACGGCCATGCCGGGCCGCAGCGTGATCGCGGTAACCGCGATCGTGCCGCCTGGCACCTCGACGCCGTACGTCGCGGCGAGGTCCACGGCACTGATCCGGGTGACCGCATCGGTGACCGACTCCGGGAACACCACACCGCGCGCGGTGCGGATCAGCAAGGGCCGATTCCCCAGTAGCCAGAAGTCGCCGTCGGCGTCACGGCGGAACACGTATTCGGTGGAGATCCAGGTGTCACCAGAGGCGAAGACCCCCCGCTTGACCGACGCGGTCGGGTCGATCGGCCCCCACGGCCGGGCCAACAGCACACCGACCTGGTTGGGTTCGGCGACCACGACGAACCCCCGGTCGTCCTCCAGGATCAGGTCATCCATGGCCTCGTAGGCAGCCAGTTCCACCTGGCCGCCGCCGGGCAGCGGGCGGCCCTTGCTGCCCACCTTGGCGCCGGACACGTTGGCCAAGACGGCCTGCCCATCGGTGGTGGCGAAGAACTCCACGATGCTGGCCGGCGCGAACGCCTCGACGGTCCGCAGCCACAGGCCCGGCGGCATTCCCGAGCCGATGAACAACCGGACCGGATGGTTGCCATGCAGGAAGAGGGCCGGGTCGGCAGTGTCATCCACGACGTCACGCAACATCGTCCAGGTGTAGGACACGACGGTGACCCCGTACTGACGGACTTCAGCGCGGAAGCGGTCGGGTTGCAGCCCGCGCGACAGGGCGATCCGGGCGCCGCCGACAACCGCGCCACCGAGGCTGACCAGCAGCCCGGATTGGTGGTGCAGCGGGGTCAGGCAGTAGACAGTGTCGCTGCGCCCCAGTGCCGCGGCCGACGCGGTGCCGAATGCCGACAACGCCCACCGATAGTTGGTCATCTGCTTGGGTACCAAAACGCCGCCGACCGAATTGAAGGCGACGAAGGCCAGGTCCCGGGCGAAGCCAGGATTGGGCCGGTACCAACCCGGCAGCTCCACTGCGTCCGGATCGATCTTCTCCATGTCGATGACATTGCTGCCTTCGGGCAGATTCAGGTCGCGGCTCTCGCCGCCGCCGAGGACCAGTGCCTGGACCGGCAGCGCGAGTGCCGCTTCGAGGTTGCCAGGGTCGGTGATGACCTCGGTGACCCCACCCAGCCGGACCGCCTCCCCGAGGTCGGCGTCCGGCGGCATCAGGACGGCCACCGCGCCCAGCCGGGACAGCGCGGCCATCGCCACCAGCGCCGACGGCCGGGTGTCCATCAGCACACCGACCCGTCCGCCCTGGCGTACGCCGACGCCGATCAGCCCGCGGACCACGTTGTTGATCCGGCGGTTGACTGCCTCGTAGGTGTGCACCCGGCCGTCGAACAAAAGAAACTCGCCGTTGGGGGCGCCGTTGGCCTGCTCATCGATGATGCGGCCCAGCGAGATGCGGGTGTGGTCGTTGATCTGCCCCAGCCGGGTCAGCCGTGGCAGCGTACGGGCGGTTTCCACCGCCAGCGTGCGCGCCGACTTGTTGGCGTTGACCACCGCGTCTGCCGCACCGCGCGCCAGCGACAGCGCGAGCCCTGAGGCTTCGGCCACGCTGTGCATGAGCCGCGCGGACAGGGCCACCCCGGATTCGTCGGGCTCGGCGGTGCTGTCCTGCATCGGCGCGATATTGGCCGGCCGGGAGTCCTGGCCGGCCAGCCAGCGCACCCAGTCCGCCACCGTCGGCCACGTCGCCGTCGCCGCCTTGGACCCGACGACCAGGCCGAAGTGACCAGCTCGGATCATCACCTCGTAGACATCGGCGGCGGGTGCAGCGCGCTTGATGCCGCGAACCGAGGCCGGTTGGCCGATGTCGTCGACCTCGCCGACGAACGCCAACACCGGGCAGGTGATGTCGGACAGCGTCACCAGCTGGCCGTTGATCGCGAACCCGCCCGACATCATCCGGTTGTGGGCGATGAACTGCTTGAGCAGTTCGGACACCGCCGGACCGGACCAGGCGATCCAGCCCTCCGAATCCAGGAACCGCCGCTGCTGCTCCCGTGGCAGCAAGGCGTCCCGGTCATGTAGCTGGAACAGGAAATCCAGGCGCGCCTTGGCTGTTTTGAGCGGGTCCAGCATCTGAAATCCGGTGCGCGCCAACCAGCCTGGAATGTCAATGCGGTTGAAGACATGGTCGGCCATGAAGTCGGCGGCGACCGCACCCAGATTCGGCGGAATGCCCATTGGCAGGGCCGCCAGAGTGTCCACCGGGGAGCCGAACGCCACGATGCTGGCGATGTCCTTGGTGCGCCGGTAGGCCGCGGTCTGATAACAGAACATGCCGCCTTGGGAGTAGCCGGCCAGATGCACGCTCTGGCCGGTGGCGTCCTTGACGGCGTCGATGGCCTCGCTGAGCGCCACGATGTGGTCGGTGAGGTTGCGTTCCATGCCGCCCTCGACCTCGTCGGGCGAACCGAAGTCGATGACCCACGGGTCGATGCCCGCCTCGTGCAGGATGCCGACGGCGCCGTCTTCGCGGGTGACGTCCCACATGTTCGCCGACATCATCATCGGGTGGACCATCAGAACCGGCGGCCCGGCGGGCGGCCGGCCCGGCCGGTTGTCCGGCGGGAAGTAGCGCCGGAGCTTGTACATCGGCTTGTTTTCGACGATCTGGTGCGGCGAGGGCACCGCGCCGGTTTCCAGACCGCCCCAGCGCAGTACCTCGAAACCGTTCTGCGCCGTCGCCATCAGGCGTTCAACAGGCCTGGTGACCGCCGACAACTTCAGATCCACGGGTCTTCTCCCCTGTCCCACGTCCCTGCCGCATAAGGCCCCGACAGCCAGCACATCATGGCATAACGCCGATCTGTGTCCCGCTGCTTTGGTGGGGCACCAGTACCCTCATCCCAGTGGCACACCTGCTCGGCGCTGAAGCGCTCCATCTCGAGTATCCGACGCAGGTGGTCTTCGAATCCGTGACCGTCGGCGTCAACGACGGCGCCCGGATCGGCATCGTCGGGCGCAATGGCGACGGCAAGTCCAGCCTGCTGGGCATGCTCACCGGACGCATCTCGCCCGACGCCGGCCGGGTGACCCTGCGCGGCGGGCTGCGGGTGACCGCACTGGACCAGGCCGACACCATGCCCCCAGAAGCCACCGTGGGCGCGGTGCTGGTCGGCGACCTGCCCGAACATGAGTGGGCCGGCAACCCCCGCATCCGCGATGTCGTCGCCGGTCTGGTTTCCGATATCGACTGGCAGACCCCGGTGGGCCAACTCTCCGGCGGCCAGCGCCGCCGCGTCCAGTTGGCCGAGCTGCTGATCGGCGACTGGGATGTGATCGCCCTCGACGAGCCGACCAACCACCTCGATATCGAGGGCATCACCTGGCTGGCCGAGCACCTCAAGACCCGCTGGCCGCGCAACTCCGGCGGTCTGCTGATCGTCACCCACGATCGGTGGTTCCTCGACGAGGTCGCCAACACGACGTGGGAGGTGCACGACGGGATCGTCGAACCATTCGACGGTGGCTACGCGGCATACGTGTTGCAACGCGTCGAACGTGACCGCGTCGCCGCGGCCGCCGAGGCCAAGCGGCAGAACCTGATGCGCAAGGAGCTCGCCTGGCTGCGCCGCGGGGCACCGGCACGAACCTCGAAACCGAAGTTCCGCATCGACGCGGCCAACCAGCTGATCGAGGACGTGCCGCCGATCCGCAATGGTGTCGAGCTGGCCAAACTGGCCACCTCTCGGCTGGGTAAAGATGTCATCGACCTCCTCGACGTTTCGGTGGCCTACGACGGGAAACCCGTTCTGCGCGATGTGGAATGGCGTATCGGCCCCGGTGAGCGCACCGGCATCGTCGGCGCCAACGGCGCGGGTAAGTCGACGCTACTGGGATTGATCGCCGAGACGGTAGCCCCCGATTCCGGTCGGGTCAAGCGCGGCAAGACGGTGCGACTGGCGATGCTCGATCAGCAGTCCAGCCAACTCACCGATATCGCCGGCGATATGGTTCGCGAGGTCGTCGGCAGGCTGCCGGCCGGCTATCAGGTCGAGGGCAAGGAGCTGACTCCTACACAATTGTTGGAGCGCTTGGGTTTTCGCCGTGAGCAGTTGTCCTCGCGGGTAGGCGAGCTTTCCGGCGGGCAGCGCAGGCGCCTGCAGCTCATGCTGACGTTGCTCGAGGAACCCAACGTCCTGGTGCTTGACGAGCCGACCAACGATGTCGACATCGATATGCTCTCGGCCACTGAGGATCTGCTCGACTCGTGGCCCGGCACGTTGATCGTGGTGTCCCACGACCGGTATCTGCTGGAACGGGTCACCGATCAGCAGTACGCGATCCTCGACGGACACCTGCGTCATCTGCCAGGCGGTATCGACGAGTATCTGCGGATCAAGGCACGCAGCGAGACGGGCGGTGCGTCAACGTCGACTCGCGAGCCCGCCACCCAGGCACTTTCCGGTGCCGAATTGCGCAGTGTGGAAAAGGAAATCGCGTCCCTGGACCGGGCGCTGGTCAAGCTGTCCGACCGGGTCAACGCCAAACACGTCGAGCTGGCCGAGTTCGACCAATCTGATCATGTCGGCCTGGGCCGATTGACGCAGGAACTTCGCGAACTGGAGGCCGAGGTGGCCGACAAAGAGAACCGGTGGCTCGAGCTGTCGGAATTGGTCGACTAGCTAATCGACTGCGCGGCCATCCGATACCGGATACCGGCCGACCAGCAGCAGACCACTCGCTGCGACCAGCCCCGCAATCAGGATGGCAACGCTGACCACCTGTTTTTCGGCGATGACACCGAATGCGACGCTGCCCAGTGCCATCGAGCCCTGCAGAGTCATGTTGTAGAACGAGGTCATCAGCCCCCGCATGCGCTCCGGCGATGACGTCTGCACCGAGTACTGGTGGCTGACACTGAGGACGCTCCAGGAGAAGCCGAAGAACAGCAGAAATGACGCATCGAGCAGCATGCTGTCCCACCGGCTGATGCCCAGCACGGTGGCCGAGAATACCGCCAGCGCACCGGTTGTCAGCACATTGATTCGGATGTGGCGTTGCAGCAGCGGCATGACCGACACGCCCGTCGCGGTTCCGATGCCCAGGGCTGTCAACAGTCCGCCGTACCCGATCACCCCGGTCTGAATATTGTCCCGCGCCTCCAGCGGCAGCAGCGCCAGCACCCCGCCGACCGGGGCCATCAGCACGGCCGAGCGAATCATCGGGCCGTACAGTGCCGGCGATTTCCTCAAGTACTGCCACCCGTCGCGCAACGACCGGGTGACGGCCACACGCTGTTCGGCTGCGCCGGCTGCCGGTTTGGGCACATGACGCAACGCGAGGATCATCACGAGGTGCGAAAGCACCCGCACCGCGAAGACGAACGCCGCGCCGACGACCATGAGGAAGCCGCCGATGATCGGGCCGATCGCCTGGGCAAGCTTGCTGCTCAGCGCATTGAACGAAATCGCGGCGACGAGCTTGTCTTCTGGCACCATGTCGTGCAGGAACGGCTTCCAGGCCGACTGCTGGACCACCAGCCCGGCTCCGATCAGGAACAGCAGTGTCAACAGCGGCCACGGGGTGAGGTGGCCGAGCCACTCGATCAGCGCCAAGACGACGGCCAAGGAACCCATCCACAGGTGGGCGACGACGAGCAGCCTGCGATGACCGATGCTGTCGGAGATGATGCCCACCGGGATGCCGAGCACCAGGAACGGCAGGCTGGTGGTGGCCTGCACCAGGCTGACAAGGACCGCATTGCTGGTCAGCGACGTCATGATCCAGCCGGCGGCCAGCAGTAGCATCACCTGGCCCAGATTCAGCACCAGATTGGCCGACCACAGGTCGCGGAATTGGCGCTGGCGAAACAGCCCGTATCCCCCACCCACCCCGAGAAGTTATCAGTACCGGAGTTGATTCCTAGACTGTCCACCATGGGCTACCTGTTGCGGCCGTTCAGCGTCTGGGCACGGTACTTCCCGCAACTGCTTGCCTGCTATCTGCTGGGTCTGCTGGGCCGGCACCTGGCGATCGATTGGGCAGCGTGGGCCGGCTACGACAACGACTGGTGGGCCTCGCTGATCATGCCGCTGGCGGGCATGGCGCGGCTGGGCTCGTACGTGGCGATGTTCCTGGTGCTGCGCCCGGCTTTTCCGGTGCTGGCCACGCTCGGCCGGCGCCCGGCCCGCAGCATCGATCTGTTTTCCACCGTCATCGTGCCGTTCTTCGCGATCTATCTGGCCTGGCAGATGTTCCGGGAGGACTGGCTCGCTTTCGAGAGCCGAGCCCTGATCTATCGCGTCGGTGACTCGATGACAGCCGTGGCAGCCGGAGCTCCACCGACTGATCTGCATCCGCAATCGCTGCCCGTCGGGGCGGTCACCTGGGTCCTGATCGCGGCGGCATTGGTGACCCGCACGGCACTGAGCAAGCTCAAGGACCGGTTGCCGTCGTGGCTCGTCGCGATCCGGCTCTATGTCGATGCGCTATGGGTGTTCTTGGTGCTGAGCTTCTCGGTCAATCAGGGTTTGACGGTACTCATCAATCCGGCCGGGTGGATTGCGCAGCGCCGAATCATAGTGTGGCTCAGCACCACCCGCGCCGACCTGTTCTCTCATTTCGCGCCGCTGGAGAAAGCCTGGGACGCCGCCATGTGGATGCTGCGCACCGCGTTCGGCGGCGCGGCTGTCCCGCTCATCTGGCTGGCGCTGGCCGGCATCGTCTACGGCGTCACCGTGACTACCGACTGGCGCAAGGTGGCCCAGCGCGTCGTCGGCCGTCGTGCCGATGTGGTCTTCGAGCGATCCGCCCCGGCCGGCAAGCGGTGGCAGAAACGCTGGACCGTCTTACCGAAGACGCTGCGGGAGAAAGTCACCGACCACGCAATCGAGCAACTCGGCAAATTCCGGCCGATCACCGACTCGGCACGCATCGTGCTGCACGCCGGCGCATTGGCACTGGCGCTCTACGTACTGGCCTATGCCGGCCTGGCGTGGCTGGATATGACCGGCAGCTTCTACCGGGCCCAGCTCGGCGACGGCTATCTGCTGCGCGGTGCGGCCTGGCTGCTGGGCCCGCACCCAGAACCGTTCTGGGACGGGTTCGGCCAGACGCTGAGCCTCATTTCGCACGCCATCATCGAACCGCTGCGAATCTGCCTGATCGCCAGCACTTTTGCGTATTGCCTGGAGCAGGTCGCCCCGGATCCGGCGCCACCGCAGCCAGCTACAGCTGCAGCCGCACCCTGATCCGACCGTCCAAATCGACCACGTCGACCGCGGTCGGCACGACGTCACGCGGCAGCAGGAAGCTGAACTGCACCGGCCCTGTGCCCGTGCACCGGTCGGACGCGCCATCTGGCACCTGCGGCCCGTACCCCGTCATCCCCTCGGCCTGCCAGCGGCGCAGACCATCGGTGATCATGCCGATGCACATGTCGCCTTCGGGCGCACCGGTGCGGTCGATAGCGACCACCTGCAGCACCGTGCCGACCGGCAATGGCTTGGCTCCCGAACGAGTCGCCTTGTTGAGGTGCCGGACCCCGGTGATGGTCCAGGTCTGCCCG
This window encodes:
- a CDS encoding ABC transporter permease, which produces MHVTGGSVPLRHHAQHRGLSKLSPRAYLATTTRILRQLRADHRSVAMILVVPSAVITLMYFMFHDVPSFPGMVSPFQTACLILLGLFPLFVMFLITSITMQRERASGTLERILTTPLRRLDLLAAYGTAFSVAAAAQAILACVVAFWLLGFDTKGSPVWVFLIAVINAVLGVGLGLLASAFARTEFQAVQFMPVFIVPQLLLAGIIVPRDQMPTWLEWISNAMPASYALEALREVNANTGLTDVAIRDIVVVLAFAVAAMALAAATLRRRTP
- a CDS encoding TetR/AcrR family transcriptional regulator; protein product: MTADPQPKRPGRPRGTTDTRDRILANARQLFARNGIDKTSIRAIAAASGVDSALVHHYFGTKQQLFAAAINIPIDPMSILVPLRDTPVEELGYALPSMLLPLWDSEMGAALIATIRSLLAGSDVSLIRSFLQEIITAEVAPRIDKPLGSGRLRVQFVASQLVGVVMARYIIGLEPFASLPAERVAATIAPTLQRYLTGDLPVD
- a CDS encoding Trm112 family protein, with the translated sequence MFDDKLLKILVCPADRGPLVLVDEVLYNPRLHKAYRIEDGIPVLLVDEAVDIGPEEHERLIARSGS
- a CDS encoding acyl-CoA synthetase, with product MATAQNGFEVLRWGGLETGAVPSPHQIVENKPMYKLRRYFPPDNRPGRPPAGPPVLMVHPMMMSANMWDVTREDGAVGILHEAGIDPWVIDFGSPDEVEGGMERNLTDHIVALSEAIDAVKDATGQSVHLAGYSQGGMFCYQTAAYRRTKDIASIVAFGSPVDTLAALPMGIPPNLGAVAADFMADHVFNRIDIPGWLARTGFQMLDPLKTAKARLDFLFQLHDRDALLPREQQRRFLDSEGWIAWSGPAVSELLKQFIAHNRMMSGGFAINGQLVTLSDITCPVLAFVGEVDDIGQPASVRGIKRAAPAADVYEVMIRAGHFGLVVGSKAATATWPTVADWVRWLAGQDSRPANIAPMQDSTAEPDESGVALSARLMHSVAEASGLALSLARGAADAVVNANKSARTLAVETARTLPRLTRLGQINDHTRISLGRIIDEQANGAPNGEFLLFDGRVHTYEAVNRRINNVVRGLIGVGVRQGGRVGVLMDTRPSALVAMAALSRLGAVAVLMPPDADLGEAVRLGGVTEVITDPGNLEAALALPVQALVLGGGESRDLNLPEGSNVIDMEKIDPDAVELPGWYRPNPGFARDLAFVAFNSVGGVLVPKQMTNYRWALSAFGTASAAALGRSDTVYCLTPLHHQSGLLVSLGGAVVGGARIALSRGLQPDRFRAEVRQYGVTVVSYTWTMLRDVVDDTADPALFLHGNHPVRLFIGSGMPPGLWLRTVEAFAPASIVEFFATTDGQAVLANVSGAKVGSKGRPLPGGGQVELAAYEAMDDLILEDDRGFVVVAEPNQVGVLLARPWGPIDPTASVKRGVFASGDTWISTEYVFRRDADGDFWLLGNRPLLIRTARGVVFPESVTDAVTRISAVDLAATYGVEVPGGTIAVTAITLRPGMAVTTADLTDAFAAMPVGPAPDIVHVVPEIPLSATSRPTASALRAEGVPKASRNAWHLEPDTGKYKRLTAAARAHLGGTQD
- a CDS encoding ABC-F family ATP-binding cassette domain-containing protein, with translation MAHLLGAEALHLEYPTQVVFESVTVGVNDGARIGIVGRNGDGKSSLLGMLTGRISPDAGRVTLRGGLRVTALDQADTMPPEATVGAVLVGDLPEHEWAGNPRIRDVVAGLVSDIDWQTPVGQLSGGQRRRVQLAELLIGDWDVIALDEPTNHLDIEGITWLAEHLKTRWPRNSGGLLIVTHDRWFLDEVANTTWEVHDGIVEPFDGGYAAYVLQRVERDRVAAAAEAKRQNLMRKELAWLRRGAPARTSKPKFRIDAANQLIEDVPPIRNGVELAKLATSRLGKDVIDLLDVSVAYDGKPVLRDVEWRIGPGERTGIVGANGAGKSTLLGLIAETVAPDSGRVKRGKTVRLAMLDQQSSQLTDIAGDMVREVVGRLPAGYQVEGKELTPTQLLERLGFRREQLSSRVGELSGGQRRRLQLMLTLLEEPNVLVLDEPTNDVDIDMLSATEDLLDSWPGTLIVVSHDRYLLERVTDQQYAILDGHLRHLPGGIDEYLRIKARSETGGASTSTREPATQALSGAELRSVEKEIASLDRALVKLSDRVNAKHVELAEFDQSDHVGLGRLTQELRELEAEVADKENRWLELSELVD
- a CDS encoding MFS transporter; amino-acid sequence: MGGGYGLFRQRQFRDLWSANLVLNLGQVMLLLAAGWIMTSLTSNAVLVSLVQATTSLPFLVLGIPVGIISDSIGHRRLLVVAHLWMGSLAVVLALIEWLGHLTPWPLLTLLFLIGAGLVVQQSAWKPFLHDMVPEDKLVAAISFNALSSKLAQAIGPIIGGFLMVVGAAFVFAVRVLSHLVMILALRHVPKPAAGAAEQRVAVTRSLRDGWQYLRKSPALYGPMIRSAVLMAPVGGVLALLPLEARDNIQTGVIGYGGLLTALGIGTATGVSVMPLLQRHIRINVLTTGALAVFSATVLGISRWDSMLLDASFLLFFGFSWSVLSVSHQYSVQTSSPERMRGLMTSFYNMTLQGSMALGSVAFGVIAEKQVVSVAILIAGLVAASGLLLVGRYPVSDGRAVD